In the genome of Mucisphaera calidilacus, one region contains:
- the hflX gene encoding GTPase HflX, whose product MQDLRREQLSVGQEKAILAGVLLPGMQVNPHDPLDELRSLTETAGAIVVDELMQKRQTPDPATFMGKGKIEELKRMADAHDAQVLIFENDLSPSQIGKIEKGTERKVLDRSELILDIFAARAQTLEARIQVELAQLEYTYPRLRAMWTHLERIAGGAPAGIGTRGPGEQQLEIDRRIVQRKKAQLRREIAEIHARKQREVAARKEDHFTVGLVGYTNAGKSTLFNRVTEGGAYADDKLFATLSTRTRRWDLGDGDAVMLSDTVGFVRDLPHHLVASFRATLEEAIHADILLVVLDASDPRAREQLETVDEVLDDIGAREPKRVLLLNKVDRLHNNSELLIQQAAHPEALAVSAKDGGGVEAVIEKLRAEVRGRVATTTLDLPVTDGKALSILETRAHIIERAYHGDRVHLQTRLGGRLLDELKAISPGLRVLDVSGAVVVSDAEKNGSWGG is encoded by the coding sequence ATGCAGGACCTAAGACGCGAACAACTCTCGGTCGGGCAGGAGAAGGCGATCCTGGCGGGCGTGCTGCTGCCGGGGATGCAGGTGAACCCGCACGACCCTCTTGATGAACTGCGCTCTCTCACGGAGACGGCGGGCGCGATCGTGGTGGACGAGCTGATGCAGAAGCGTCAGACGCCCGACCCTGCGACGTTCATGGGCAAGGGGAAGATCGAGGAGCTCAAGCGGATGGCCGATGCGCATGATGCGCAGGTGCTGATCTTTGAGAACGACCTGTCGCCTTCGCAGATCGGGAAGATCGAGAAGGGGACGGAGCGGAAGGTTCTGGACCGGTCGGAGTTGATCCTGGACATCTTTGCGGCGCGGGCTCAGACGCTGGAGGCGCGGATCCAGGTGGAGCTGGCGCAGCTGGAGTACACGTACCCGAGACTGCGTGCGATGTGGACGCACCTCGAGCGCATCGCGGGCGGAGCGCCGGCGGGCATCGGGACGCGCGGCCCGGGTGAGCAGCAGCTGGAGATTGACCGGCGGATCGTGCAGCGGAAGAAGGCGCAGCTGCGTCGCGAGATCGCCGAGATCCACGCGCGCAAGCAGCGTGAGGTGGCGGCGCGGAAGGAAGACCACTTCACGGTGGGCCTGGTGGGTTACACGAACGCGGGCAAGTCGACGCTCTTCAATCGTGTGACCGAGGGCGGGGCTTACGCGGATGACAAGCTGTTCGCGACGCTCTCGACGCGGACGCGGCGGTGGGACCTGGGGGACGGCGACGCGGTGATGCTGTCGGACACGGTCGGGTTTGTGCGCGACCTGCCGCACCACCTGGTGGCGTCGTTCCGCGCCACGCTGGAGGAGGCGATTCACGCGGACATCCTGCTGGTGGTGCTGGACGCTTCGGACCCGCGGGCGCGTGAGCAGCTCGAGACGGTGGACGAGGTGCTCGACGACATCGGCGCGAGGGAGCCGAAGCGTGTGCTGCTGCTGAACAAGGTGGATCGGCTGCACAACAACTCGGAGCTGCTGATCCAGCAGGCTGCGCACCCCGAGGCGCTGGCGGTGTCGGCCAAAGACGGGGGCGGGGTGGAGGCGGTGATCGAGAAGCTGCGTGCGGAGGTCCGGGGGCGGGTGGCGACGACGACGCTCGACCTGCCGGTGACGGACGGCAAGGCGTTGTCGATCCTCGAGACGCGCGCGCACATCATCGAGCGTGCTTACCACGGCGACCGTGTGCATCTGCAGACGCGGCTGGGCGGGCGGCTGCTCGATGAGTTGAAGGCGATCAGCCCGGGCCTGCGCGTGCTCGATGTGAGCGGGGCGGTGGTGGTGAGTGACGCGGAGAAGAACGGGTCGTGGGGGGGGTAA
- a CDS encoding ABC transporter ATP-binding protein, with translation MTAATDVAQPPRPWERPPTEVVGVTCTAGGQRIRREGGQPLIQLRNVSKSFGALNVLRDLSIEIYEGQSTVIIGPSGTGKSVLLKHIVGLLQPDTGEVWFGGQRVDTMAPEDLVEIRKRIGFLFQMSALFDSLTVGENVAFPLVEHTTLTRPDREERVDRVLRMVGLSGLQAKMPAQLSGGQKKRVSLARSIVLGPEAVMYDEPTTGLDPIRSDLINELIVGLSTRLGITSVIVTHDMVSACKIADRMVLIYDGKIVHDGTPESFWKTDDELVRRFVHGQAEASDLELISKGLDDGEQDRSASKDASSGI, from the coding sequence ATGACCGCTGCAACGGACGTGGCCCAGCCGCCACGCCCCTGGGAACGCCCGCCCACCGAGGTCGTCGGCGTCACCTGCACCGCCGGCGGACAACGCATCCGACGCGAGGGCGGCCAGCCCCTCATCCAGCTCAGGAATGTCTCGAAGAGCTTCGGCGCGCTCAACGTCCTCCGCGACCTCAGCATCGAGATCTACGAGGGGCAGTCCACCGTCATCATCGGGCCCTCCGGCACGGGCAAGAGCGTCCTGCTCAAGCACATCGTCGGGCTGCTCCAGCCCGACACCGGCGAGGTCTGGTTCGGCGGCCAACGCGTCGACACCATGGCGCCCGAGGACCTCGTCGAGATCCGTAAACGCATCGGCTTCCTCTTCCAGATGTCCGCGCTCTTCGACTCCCTGACCGTCGGCGAGAACGTCGCCTTCCCCCTCGTCGAGCACACCACACTCACGCGGCCCGATCGCGAGGAACGCGTCGACCGCGTCCTGCGCATGGTCGGGCTCTCCGGACTCCAGGCCAAGATGCCCGCTCAGCTCTCGGGCGGCCAGAAAAAGCGCGTCTCCCTCGCCCGATCCATCGTGCTCGGGCCCGAGGCCGTCATGTACGACGAGCCCACCACCGGACTCGACCCCATCCGGTCCGACCTCATCAACGAACTGATCGTCGGGCTCTCCACACGCCTGGGCATCACCTCCGTCATCGTCACCCACGACATGGTCAGCGCCTGCAAGATCGCCGACCGCATGGTCCTCATCTACGACGGCAAGATCGTCCACGACGGCACCCCCGAGTCCTTCTGGAAAACCGACGACGAACTCGTCCGCCGCTTCGTCCACGGGCAGGCCGAGGCCAGCGACCTCGAACTGATCAGCAAGGGACTCGACGACGGCGAGCAGGACCGGTCCGCCTCCAAGGACGCCAGCAGCGGCATCTGA
- a CDS encoding transposase, protein MATYFLTWTTYGTRLHGDHRGSVDKRHHTPGTPLIPTNVHFSRLDRSRLKNPPIILNPRQRQIVDQTIRDHCRHRSWTLHAINVRTNHVHTILSADVRPEVALGQLKAWSSRRLRQHHLAQERIWTTHGSTRWINTSEAFSHAVHYVQNCQ, encoded by the coding sequence ATGGCGACCTACTTCCTGACTTGGACAACCTACGGAACCCGTCTGCATGGCGACCACCGAGGATCTGTCGACAAGAGACACCACACCCCGGGAACACCCCTGATACCCACCAATGTTCACTTCAGTCGGCTTGACCGATCGCGGCTGAAGAATCCCCCCATCATCCTCAACCCGAGGCAACGCCAGATCGTCGATCAGACCATCCGCGATCATTGCCGACACCGCTCATGGACCCTCCATGCCATCAACGTACGCACGAACCATGTCCACACCATCCTCTCAGCTGACGTTCGACCCGAAGTCGCTCTCGGACAACTCAAGGCATGGTCTTCACGACGCCTCCGGCAACACCACCTTGCTCAAGAACGAATCTGGACGACGCATGGCAGCACACGCTGGATCAACACCTCCGAAGCATTCAGCCATGCCGTTCACTACGTCCAGAACTGCCAGTGA
- the rpmB gene encoding 50S ribosomal protein L28 gives MPRVCHFTGKKTTTGHKYTLRGKAKYLGGVGTKVTGKTKRTFKPNIQKVTAVVDGVPQKVRVSTKAIKSGLVVKPIKRKYAYRPDTQA, from the coding sequence ATGCCACGCGTGTGCCACTTCACCGGTAAGAAAACGACCACGGGTCACAAGTACACCCTCCGCGGTAAAGCCAAGTACCTCGGCGGCGTCGGTACCAAGGTCACCGGCAAGACCAAGCGGACCTTCAAACCCAACATCCAGAAGGTGACCGCCGTCGTCGATGGCGTCCCCCAGAAAGTCCGCGTCTCGACCAAGGCCATCAAATCCGGCCTCGTCGTCAAGCCCATCAAACGCAAGTACGCCTACCGACCCGACACCCAGGCCTGA
- a CDS encoding FAD-dependent oxidoreductase has translation MREEACDILVVGGGLGGCAAALAACEAGHSVIMTEPTIWVGGQLTAQAVPPDEHPWIESQGCTGRYRTLRESIRSLYRRHYPLNVDALADPELNPGSGFVSRLCCEPRAAVTGLRGMLMPYESSGRLRIWRNTFPRAVDVEGDVVRSVTVYRRLIDSEVTVSAKFVLDASELGDLLPLANVEHVTGCEAQRDTGEMHAKERPEPENEQAITWVVALGWDRNPEAVHTIDKPEHYEAWRAFRPEVDPPWPGPLLSWREPLGDRPAESRVSYLRPEHRGRRQSGGIPYFDYRKVIDATRWRHPEHLDDVTLVNWVMNDYIGGSITDVPTEKRRERLNEAKELTRCLVYWLQTEAEDFSTGKQGLPRLYPRPDIMGSEDGLALAVYIRESRRIRALQTITEGDVAVMQRCGENPGWGDPGSEHVERARPLPVHDSVGVGAYRIDLHISTGGDHCLDLAAYPFQIPLGALIPVRLRNLLPACKNIGTTHITNGAFRLHPVEWNIGESAGILASFCIERETEPHRVHGHRGLMSDFQKRLADEHVQLEWHGRVHAI, from the coding sequence ATGCGTGAAGAAGCCTGCGACATACTGGTAGTTGGCGGCGGTCTGGGGGGTTGTGCGGCGGCGTTGGCGGCGTGCGAGGCGGGGCACAGCGTGATCATGACGGAGCCGACGATCTGGGTCGGCGGTCAGCTGACGGCCCAGGCGGTTCCGCCGGACGAGCACCCGTGGATTGAGTCGCAGGGGTGTACGGGTCGGTACCGGACGCTGCGGGAGTCGATCCGGTCGCTCTATCGTCGGCACTATCCGCTGAATGTGGACGCGTTGGCCGACCCGGAGCTGAACCCGGGGTCGGGGTTCGTGTCGCGGCTGTGCTGCGAGCCGCGTGCGGCGGTGACGGGTCTGCGTGGGATGCTGATGCCTTACGAGTCGTCGGGTCGCCTGCGGATCTGGCGCAACACGTTCCCGCGTGCGGTGGACGTCGAGGGGGACGTGGTGCGTTCGGTGACGGTCTACCGGCGGCTGATCGATTCGGAGGTGACGGTCAGCGCGAAGTTTGTGCTCGACGCTTCGGAGTTGGGGGACCTGCTGCCTCTGGCGAACGTGGAGCACGTGACGGGGTGCGAGGCGCAGCGGGACACGGGCGAGATGCACGCGAAGGAGCGTCCCGAGCCGGAGAACGAGCAGGCGATCACGTGGGTGGTGGCGCTGGGCTGGGACCGGAACCCGGAGGCGGTGCACACGATCGACAAGCCGGAGCATTACGAGGCGTGGCGGGCGTTCAGGCCGGAGGTGGACCCGCCCTGGCCGGGGCCGCTGCTGTCGTGGCGAGAGCCGCTGGGGGATCGGCCGGCGGAGTCGCGGGTGTCGTATCTTCGGCCGGAGCACCGTGGGCGTCGGCAGAGCGGCGGGATTCCCTACTTCGACTACCGCAAGGTGATCGATGCGACGCGTTGGCGACACCCCGAGCACCTGGATGATGTGACGCTGGTGAACTGGGTGATGAATGACTACATCGGCGGGTCGATCACGGACGTGCCGACGGAGAAGCGGCGCGAGCGTCTGAACGAGGCGAAGGAGCTGACGCGTTGCCTGGTCTACTGGCTGCAGACCGAGGCGGAGGACTTCTCGACGGGCAAGCAGGGTCTGCCGAGGCTGTACCCGCGGCCGGACATCATGGGCTCGGAGGACGGTCTGGCGTTGGCGGTTTACATCCGTGAGTCGCGTCGGATCCGGGCGTTGCAGACGATCACGGAGGGCGACGTCGCGGTGATGCAGCGCTGCGGCGAGAACCCGGGCTGGGGCGATCCGGGGTCGGAACACGTGGAGCGTGCCCGGCCGCTGCCGGTGCACGACTCGGTGGGCGTGGGCGCGTACCGGATCGACCTGCATATCTCGACGGGCGGGGATCACTGCCTGGACCTGGCGGCGTACCCGTTCCAGATCCCGCTGGGGGCGTTGATCCCGGTGCGTCTGCGGAACCTGCTGCCGGCCTGCAAGAACATCGGGACGACGCACATCACCAACGGCGCGTTCCGGCTGCACCCGGTGGAATGGAACATCGGCGAGTCGGCGGGGATCCTGGCGAGCTTCTGCATCGAGCGTGAGACGGAGCCGCACCGGGTGCATGGCCACCGCGGGCTGATGAGTGATTTCCAGAAGCGGCTGGCGGACGAGCACGTGCAGCTCGAATGGCACGGACGCGTGCACGCGATTTGA
- a CDS encoding aldo/keto reductase, whose translation MAYRRFGRTEIQMPVFSTGGMRYQHGWKDVPLAEIPDDVQENLNNTVRRGWELGINHIETARGYGPSERQLGVILPEFDRDKLILQTKIGPTDDADEFLSHFDESLERLGVDYVDLFSLHGINDSRDLLKALKPGGCLQAARKLQSEGKVRHVGFSTHGYRDVILRAIDTDLYGGFDYVNVHWYYIFQRNWPVIEAARAKDMGVFIISPTDKGGQLYAPPDKLRELCEPLDPMVFNDLFCLARTQVHTLSLGAARPSDYDAHMEAVGLLDRADELVTPIVRRLENAMHEAIGATSPEAWSEMVPDDRLGPSGLNLQTILWLRNLAVGWDLVNYGKMRFNLFGGGGSWFAGLRPAEALPTARDEELVAASSGPIAGRVPDLAREALEMLGGEAVKRLSES comes from the coding sequence ATGGCCTACCGGCGATTCGGACGCACCGAGATCCAGATGCCCGTCTTCTCGACCGGCGGCATGCGCTACCAGCACGGCTGGAAAGACGTCCCGCTCGCCGAGATCCCCGACGACGTCCAGGAAAACCTCAACAACACCGTCCGACGCGGATGGGAACTCGGGATCAACCACATCGAGACCGCACGCGGCTACGGGCCCAGCGAGCGGCAGCTCGGCGTCATCCTCCCCGAGTTCGACCGCGACAAGCTCATCCTCCAGACCAAGATCGGGCCCACCGACGACGCCGACGAATTCCTGTCGCACTTCGACGAATCGCTCGAACGCCTTGGCGTCGACTACGTCGACCTCTTCTCGCTCCACGGCATCAACGACAGCAGAGACCTGCTCAAGGCACTCAAGCCGGGCGGCTGCCTGCAGGCCGCCCGCAAGCTCCAGAGCGAGGGCAAGGTCCGCCACGTCGGCTTCTCGACCCACGGCTACCGCGACGTCATCCTCCGCGCCATTGACACCGACCTCTACGGCGGCTTCGACTACGTCAACGTTCACTGGTACTACATCTTCCAGCGCAACTGGCCGGTCATCGAGGCCGCACGCGCCAAGGACATGGGCGTCTTCATCATCAGCCCCACCGACAAGGGCGGCCAGCTCTACGCGCCGCCGGACAAGCTCCGCGAGCTCTGCGAGCCCCTCGACCCCATGGTCTTCAACGACCTGTTCTGCCTCGCACGCACGCAGGTGCACACCCTCAGCCTCGGCGCTGCACGCCCGAGCGATTACGACGCCCACATGGAGGCCGTCGGCCTGCTCGACCGCGCCGATGAACTCGTCACGCCGATCGTCCGCCGGCTCGAAAACGCCATGCACGAGGCCATCGGAGCCACCAGCCCCGAGGCGTGGTCCGAGATGGTCCCCGATGACCGACTCGGACCCAGCGGCCTGAACCTCCAGACCATCCTCTGGCTGCGCAACCTCGCCGTCGGCTGGGACCTCGTAAACTACGGCAAGATGCGGTTCAACCTCTTCGGCGGAGGCGGCTCCTGGTTCGCCGGCCTCCGGCCCGCCGAGGCCCTGCCCACCGCACGCGACGAGGAGCTTGTCGCGGCCAGTTCCGGACCGATCGCGGGCCGCGTGCCCGATCTGGCCCGGGAAGCCCTCGAGATGCTCGGCGGCGAGGCCGTCAAACGCCTCAGCGAATCGTGA
- a CDS encoding MlaD family protein, which produces MAEEASQRNIAVGLTAAAGIGGLVALLMLFGYIPAFLDTGYAYQIQLKDSGGLYADSRVTYYGIDIGKVTSVEIRGDTGAGVIAEILIDRRLTTTAVAEVRATSLLGGGAVIAFTDTRDANAPATYLKDDGTAVITGRIASPVDGLTDTLSEAMDTFDRVSHRLDTLMVTWNKVGENIENLTAQRDPADVDAGDATSNIASVLARTESSLVEAAATMAAVRELLEDEQLLEDIRATASNTRSLTDRAQTTLVTLEEQVTTTVDDLRKRVIAVADDLAQTMAAANVVLSKVNEGTGTLGKMVNDPAVYDNLNDAAERLKAVLLEVRLLVEKMESEGLWSSL; this is translated from the coding sequence ATGGCCGAAGAGGCTTCACAACGAAACATCGCCGTCGGACTCACCGCCGCGGCCGGCATCGGCGGCCTCGTCGCCCTGCTCATGCTCTTCGGGTACATCCCCGCGTTCCTCGACACCGGCTACGCCTACCAGATCCAGCTCAAGGATTCCGGCGGTCTCTACGCCGACAGCCGCGTGACCTACTACGGCATCGACATCGGCAAGGTCACCAGCGTCGAGATCCGGGGCGACACCGGCGCGGGCGTCATCGCCGAGATCCTCATCGACCGCCGACTCACCACCACCGCCGTCGCCGAGGTCCGCGCCACCTCGCTGCTCGGCGGGGGGGCCGTCATCGCCTTCACCGACACCCGCGACGCCAACGCGCCCGCCACCTACCTCAAGGACGACGGCACCGCCGTCATCACCGGACGCATCGCCAGCCCCGTCGACGGTCTCACCGACACCCTCAGCGAGGCCATGGACACCTTCGACCGTGTCAGCCACCGACTCGACACGCTCATGGTCACCTGGAACAAGGTCGGCGAGAACATCGAGAACCTCACCGCCCAACGCGACCCCGCCGACGTCGACGCGGGCGACGCCACCAGCAACATCGCCTCCGTCCTCGCACGCACCGAATCCAGCCTCGTCGAAGCCGCCGCCACCATGGCCGCCGTCCGCGAACTGCTCGAGGACGAACAGCTGTTGGAAGACATCCGCGCCACCGCCAGCAACACACGCAGCCTCACCGACCGCGCACAGACCACCCTCGTCACCCTCGAAGAGCAGGTCACCACCACCGTGGACGACCTCCGCAAACGCGTCATCGCCGTCGCCGACGACCTCGCCCAGACCATGGCCGCCGCCAACGTCGTCCTCAGCAAGGTCAACGAGGGCACCGGCACCCTCGGCAAGATGGTCAACGACCCCGCCGTCTACGACAACCTCAACGACGCCGCCGAACGCCTCAAGGCCGTCCTCCTCGAAGTCCGCCTCCTCGTCGAGAAGATGGAATCCGAGGGGCTCTGGTCCTCACTCTAA
- a CDS encoding DegT/DnrJ/EryC1/StrS family aminotransferase encodes MPVPLIDLGRQHEPLMNEIRDAFERIVKNSAFILGEEVERFEQALARYAGTKYAIGVTSGTDALLMALMALDIGPGDEVITSPFTFFATAGSISRVGAKPVFIDINPRTYNLQWEMIEGAITEKTKAIMPVHLFGLSAQMDKITEIAEKHGLKVIEDAAQALGARFGDKMVGSMGDVGCYSFYPTKNLAAMGDAGALVTNDGELACRLRCIRVHGMDRADHFPEVGGNFRLDAFKAAVLALKLPHLDTYCTQRRAHADRYGQQLEALPIGTPFEAETRYHVYNQYTVRVHGGAREPLGHHLSACGIGNRVYYSIPLHLQPCYQHLGQGRGSLPNAEEAADEVLSIPVFPEMTHDEQEKVIAAIREFGQAE; translated from the coding sequence TTGCCCGTACCTCTGATTGACCTCGGGCGGCAGCACGAGCCGCTCATGAACGAGATCCGCGACGCCTTCGAGCGGATCGTCAAGAACAGCGCCTTTATCCTCGGCGAAGAAGTCGAACGCTTCGAGCAGGCCCTCGCCCGGTACGCCGGCACCAAGTACGCCATCGGCGTCACCTCCGGCACCGACGCCCTGCTCATGGCCCTGATGGCACTGGACATCGGCCCGGGCGACGAGGTCATCACCTCGCCCTTCACCTTCTTCGCGACCGCCGGGTCCATCTCACGCGTCGGTGCCAAGCCCGTCTTCATCGACATCAACCCCCGCACCTACAACCTCCAGTGGGAGATGATCGAGGGGGCCATCACCGAGAAGACCAAGGCCATCATGCCCGTCCACCTCTTCGGCCTCTCCGCCCAGATGGACAAGATCACGGAGATCGCCGAGAAGCACGGGCTCAAGGTCATCGAGGACGCGGCCCAGGCACTCGGCGCACGCTTCGGCGACAAGATGGTCGGCTCCATGGGCGACGTCGGCTGCTACAGCTTCTACCCCACCAAGAACCTCGCCGCCATGGGCGACGCCGGGGCCCTCGTCACCAACGACGGCGAACTCGCCTGCCGCCTGCGATGCATCCGCGTCCACGGCATGGACCGCGCCGACCACTTCCCCGAGGTCGGCGGCAACTTCCGACTCGACGCCTTCAAGGCGGCCGTCCTCGCGCTCAAGCTGCCCCACCTCGACACCTACTGCACGCAGCGTCGCGCCCACGCCGACCGCTACGGCCAGCAGCTCGAGGCCCTGCCCATCGGCACGCCCTTCGAGGCCGAGACCCGGTACCACGTCTACAACCAGTACACCGTGCGCGTCCACGGCGGGGCACGCGAGCCCCTCGGACACCACCTCAGCGCCTGCGGCATCGGCAACCGCGTCTACTACAGCATCCCGCTGCACCTCCAGCCCTGCTACCAGCACCTCGGGCAGGGCAGGGGCAGCCTCCCCAACGCCGAGGAGGCCGCCGACGAGGTGCTCAGCATCCCCGTCTTCCCCGAGATGACCCACGACGAGCAGGAAAAAGTGATCGCCGCTATCCGGGAGTTCGGACAGGCCGAGTAA
- a CDS encoding cofactor-independent phosphoglycerate mutase — protein MRYVIIIPDGGADYPLDDLDGKTALEAASIPNTDKLAATGRLGTAVTTPKGMPCGSDTCSMCLLGYDPARYHTGRAPLEAAALGIELAPTDWIFRVNLVTVIDGLMQDHSGGAIRSDEGRQLLETIEQAADFPGATFHPGVSYRNILVDRSGERDWSRLITTPPHDIPGEPISRHLPSGAPDADLLVSMIETSEQRFAEHDVNLTRREMGETPATHVWPWGQGIKPDMPAFSEVYGRRGAMITAVDLLAGIASLIGWERLDVPGQTSYHDTDYAAAGKHAIKAIDDYDLVCVHIEAPDEASHAGDAATKVAALEAIDRHVVGPIHEALVQRGEDWRILIMPDHFTRVETRKHDPTPVPFLIAGHKMNGVVERVYTEAAANEADLKIAHGHELMEFFLDSGVR, from the coding sequence ATGCGATACGTGATCATCATCCCGGACGGCGGAGCCGACTACCCCCTCGACGACCTCGACGGCAAGACCGCCCTCGAGGCCGCCAGCATCCCCAACACCGACAAGCTCGCCGCCACCGGACGCCTGGGCACCGCCGTCACCACCCCCAAGGGCATGCCCTGCGGGTCCGACACCTGCTCGATGTGCCTGCTCGGCTACGACCCGGCCCGCTACCACACCGGACGCGCACCGCTCGAGGCCGCGGCGCTCGGCATCGAACTCGCGCCCACCGACTGGATTTTCCGCGTCAACCTCGTCACCGTCATCGACGGGCTCATGCAGGACCACTCCGGCGGGGCCATTCGCTCCGACGAGGGACGCCAACTCCTCGAAACCATCGAACAGGCCGCCGACTTCCCCGGAGCCACCTTCCACCCGGGCGTGAGCTACCGCAACATCCTCGTCGACCGCTCCGGCGAACGCGACTGGTCCAGACTGATCACCACGCCGCCCCACGACATCCCGGGCGAGCCCATCAGCAGGCACCTCCCCTCCGGCGCCCCCGACGCCGACCTGCTCGTCTCCATGATCGAGACCAGCGAGCAACGCTTCGCCGAACACGACGTCAACCTCACCCGCCGGGAGATGGGCGAGACACCCGCCACCCACGTCTGGCCCTGGGGCCAGGGCATCAAGCCCGACATGCCCGCCTTCTCGGAGGTCTACGGCCGACGCGGCGCCATGATCACCGCCGTCGACCTGCTCGCCGGCATCGCCAGCCTCATCGGCTGGGAACGGCTCGACGTCCCCGGCCAGACCAGCTACCACGACACCGACTACGCTGCCGCCGGCAAGCACGCCATCAAGGCCATCGACGACTACGACCTCGTCTGCGTTCACATCGAGGCCCCCGACGAGGCCTCCCACGCCGGCGACGCCGCCACCAAGGTCGCCGCGCTCGAAGCCATCGACCGCCACGTCGTCGGCCCCATCCACGAGGCCCTCGTGCAGCGAGGCGAAGACTGGCGCATTCTCATCATGCCCGACCACTTCACCCGCGTCGAGACCCGCAAGCACGACCCCACCCCCGTCCCCTTCCTCATCGCCGGGCACAAGATGAACGGCGTCGTCGAACGTGTCTACACCGAGGCCGCCGCCAACGAGGCCGACCTCAAGATCGCCCACGGACACGAACTCATGGAGTTCTTCCTCGACTCAGGCGTCCGCTGA